Proteins from one Carcharodon carcharias isolate sCarCar2 chromosome 19, sCarCar2.pri, whole genome shotgun sequence genomic window:
- the LOC121291856 gene encoding phostensin-like isoform X2, which translates to MAALPQWKVQLLERKRRDEEEGRRKEQEELERLARMPAWKREIIERRRARLCSGSSQSESPAEAQARPSVQAGPGGSAEAEGMERPSGLEPEACDAKAQEDAVLRENIGPLHQNHFIQREKQRKEAPELEQAPRGRQLAELFNQVTGAKTIRVDNITIVESVPARLDSQGEQEALNGLSSKPGANQLHIKSSLSRSVEDLNTFERGREEEEDEEEEGEEEEEEVAATSGRGRVSRLLFKFGQRGGAGAHPRPTRSRSTENIIERPSHSGTRSRSSGVTAPRLGRRPLDRSPSPAPVATRRCSASAEEGPCPALPHTVAAFRSRFEARFAEAGVPGAKRADSPHRPAEGGQPDQRTAGLPVEDAAGPGRGTPEARDQAAPRRHQDRGEAGHAADRLPAVPAAEPARAGPQERQVANTEDTPAGEQPPRADPSQKWRPPAPASLDDAVETKPVPAEARAATEPRAHPKKSFATIPRCRQDAPPEQEVEALVSSGPGNSAASSISVPKPQPVSTASSSCGEQASVCFTVAAAAAAASCLSAAPDQRGTDNGSRDQEAELGPERPLLPEFRQEPPAAGEEAEGEPSMSRLYGVKPPSVGPARAPAASPEEVRLPAYSVRASGSLFSRSEGAGQATPTPSNSEPLAQQSSPETEASDGQVWKATWAQAGSREGPSAGSESPPATTTRAGRPGPQRKSGKTITINPRKMAANKTLPTSAVTAENGVAPSAGTQPTAVPGAPTKKRYPTVEEIQVIGGYLSLQRSCLVKTGGSRGKLKISFNDCELESTFEYPSELTLLAELGPDKDEEPAQAREPDEEEEVEEKVLVRRLGVDKTSTVSTAIRRKPLIVDESCR; encoded by the exons ATGGCGGCTCTGCCCCAGTGGAAGGTTCAACTCCTGGAGAGGAAGCGGAGGGAcgaggaagagggcaggcgcaAAGAGCAGGAAGAGCTGGAGAGACTGGCCAGGATGCCGGCCTGGAAGAGGGAGATCATCGAGAGGAGGCGGGCCAGGCTGTGCTCGGGTTCCTCGCAGTCCGAAAGCCCGGCCGAGGCCCAGGCCAGGCCCAGCGTCCAGGCCGGCCCTGGTGGCAGCGCGGAGGCTGAAGGGATGGAGCGGCCCTCCGGCCTGGAGCCTGAGGCCTGCGACGCCAAGGCGCAGGAGGACGCGGTCCTGCGGGAGAACATCGGCCCCCTGCACCAGAACCACTTCAtccagcgagagaaacagaggaagGAGGCCCCTGAGCTGGAACAGGCCCCTCGCGGCCGCCAATTGGCCGAGCTGTTCAACCAGGTTACCGGGGCGAAGACCATCCGGGTGGACAACATCACCATCGTCGAGTCCGTCCCTGCCCGCCTAGACAGCCAGGGGGAGCAGGAGGCTCTGAATGGACTGTCCAGTAAGCCAGGGGCAAATCAGCTTCACATCAAATCCTCCTTGAGCAGGAGTGTGGAGGACCTGAACACCTTCGAGAgaggccgggaggaggaggaggacgaggaggaggagggcgaggaggaggaggaggaggtggcggCGACCTCTGGGCGGGGGAGGGTCAGCCGGCTGCTCTTCAAGTTCGGCCAGAGGGGAGGCGCCGGAGCACACCCGCGCCCCACCCGTTCGCGCAGCACCGAGAACATCATCGAGCGCCCGTCCCACAGCGGCACCAGGAGCCGGAGCAGCGGGGTTACGGCCCCCCGCCTGGGGCGTAGGCCCCTGGACCGCTCGCCCTCCCCGGCCCCGGTGGCCACCCGTCGGTGCAGCGCGTCGGCGGAGGAGGGGCCCTGCCCGGCGCTGCCGCACACGGTAGCTGCCTTCCGCAGCCGCTTCGAAGCCCGGTTCGcggaggctggggtgccaggggCCAAGCGGGCGGATTCCCCTCACCGCCCCGCCGAGGGGGGGCAGCCCGATCAGCGGACGGCCGGACTCCCCGTCGAGGATGCAGCCGGGCCCGGTCGGGGGACCCCAGAGGCCCGCGATCAAGCCGCGCCGCGCCGGCACCAGGACCGGGGTGAGGCCGGCCACGCTGCCGACCGCCTGCCCGCTGTGCCCGCTGCCGAGCCTGCCAGGGCAGGGCCCCAGGAGCGGCAGGTGGCGAACACCGAAGACACCCCGGCCGGTGAACAGCCGCCGAGGGCCGACCCCAGCCAGAAGTGGAGGCCTCCGGCCCCTGCCAGCCTCGACGACGCCGTGGAAACCAAGCCAGTCCCAGCGGAGGCCCGAGCTGCGACCGAACCGAGGGCCCACCCCAAGAAATCCTTTGCCACCATTCCCCGCTGCAGGCAGGACGCTCCACCCGAGCAAGAGGTCGAGGCCCTTGTCTCCTCCGGACCTGGCAACTCAGCAGCCAGCAGCATCAGCGTTCCAAAACCGCAGCCTGTCAGCACGGCTTCCTCTTCCTGTGGCGAGCAGGCCTCGGTCTGTTTtactgttgcagctgctgctgctgccgcttcCTGCCTTTCTGCTGCACCCGACCAGAGAGGCACAGACAATGGCTCCCGAGACCAGGAGGCTGAACTAGGCCCGGAGAGGCCACTGCTCCCAGAGTTTCGGCAGGAGCCGCCCGCCGCTGGGGAGGAAGCCGAGGGGGAGCCCAGCATGAGCAGGCTGTACGGCGTCAAGCCTCCCTCTGTGGGCCCAGCCCGGGCTCCAGCAGCCAGCCCAGAGGAAGTGAGGCTTCCGGCCTACAGTGTCAGAGCCAGTGGCAGTCTATTCAGCCGATCGGAGGGGGCAGGTcaggccacccccacccccagtaacAGTGAACCCCTAGCGCAGCAAAGCAGCCCCGAGACAGAGGCCTCCGATGGGCAGGTGTGGAAAGCAACCTGGGCTCAAGCAGGGTCGAGAGAAGGCCCGTCAGCGGGAAGTGAAAGCCCACCGGCAACCACCACCAGGGCCGGTCGGCCAGGCCCGCAACGGAAATCGGGCAAGACAATAACCATCAACCCCCGCAAGATGGCGGCCAACAAGACCCTGCCCACGAGTGCGGTGACGGCAGAGAACGGTGTGGCCCCGTCAGCGGGAACGCAGCCCACTGCCGTGCCTGGGGCTCCGACGAAGAAGCGGTACCCGACGGTTGAGGAGATCCAGGTGATTGGCGGCTACCTGAGCCTACAGAGGTCGTGCCTGGTCAAGACGGGTGGCAGCCGGGGAAAG TTGAAGATCTCCTTTAATGACTGTGAGCTGGAGTCTACATTCGAGTACCCGTCAGAGCTAACGCTACTGGCTGAGCTAGGCCCAGACAAGGATGAGGAGCCGGCCCAGGCCCGAGAGcctgatgaggaggaggaggtggaagagaaGGTCCTGGTCCGTCGCCTCGGTGTAGACAAAACATCTACGGTTAGCACAGCGATCCGGAGGAAACCACTTATTGTTG
- the LOC121291856 gene encoding phostensin-like isoform X3, translated as MAALPQWKVQLLERKRRDEEEGRRKEQEELERLARMPAWKREIIERRRARLCSGSSQSESPAEAQARPSVQAGPGGSAEAEGMERPSGLEPEACDAKAQEDAVLRENIGPLHQNHFIQREKQRKEAPELEQAPRGRQLAELFNQVTGAKTIRVDNITIVESVPARLDSQGEQEALNGLSSKPGANQLHIKSSLSRSVEDLNTFERGREEEEDEEEEGEEEEEEVAATSGRGRVSRLLFKFGQRGGAGAHPRPTRSRSTENIIERPSHSGTRSRSSGVTAPRLGRRPLDRSPSPAPVATRRCSASAEEGPCPALPHTVAAFRSRFEARFAEAGVPGAKRADSPHRPAEGGQPDQRTAGLPVEDAAGPGRGTPEARDQAAPRRHQDRGEAGHAADRLPAVPAAEPARAGPQERQVANTEDTPAGEQPPRADPSQKWRPPAPASLDDAVETKPVPAEARAATEPRAHPKKSFATIPRCRQDAPPEQEVEALVSSGPGNSAASSISVPKPQPVSTASSSCGEQASVCFTVAAAAAAASCLSAAPDQRGTDNGSRDQEAELGPERPLLPEFRQEPPAAGEEAEGEPSMSRLYGVKPPSVGPARAPAASPEEVRLPAYSVRASGSLFSRSEGAGQATPTPSNSEPLAQQSSPETEASDGQVWKATWAQAGSREGPSAGSESPPATTTRAGRPGPQRKSGKTITINPRKMAANKTLPTSAVTAENGVAPSAGTQPTAVPGAPTKKRYPTVEEIQVIGGYLSLQRSCLVKTGGSRGKQELQCDLLKSSLQHEKRSCQSVC; from the exons ATGGCGGCTCTGCCCCAGTGGAAGGTTCAACTCCTGGAGAGGAAGCGGAGGGAcgaggaagagggcaggcgcaAAGAGCAGGAAGAGCTGGAGAGACTGGCCAGGATGCCGGCCTGGAAGAGGGAGATCATCGAGAGGAGGCGGGCCAGGCTGTGCTCGGGTTCCTCGCAGTCCGAAAGCCCGGCCGAGGCCCAGGCCAGGCCCAGCGTCCAGGCCGGCCCTGGTGGCAGCGCGGAGGCTGAAGGGATGGAGCGGCCCTCCGGCCTGGAGCCTGAGGCCTGCGACGCCAAGGCGCAGGAGGACGCGGTCCTGCGGGAGAACATCGGCCCCCTGCACCAGAACCACTTCAtccagcgagagaaacagaggaagGAGGCCCCTGAGCTGGAACAGGCCCCTCGCGGCCGCCAATTGGCCGAGCTGTTCAACCAGGTTACCGGGGCGAAGACCATCCGGGTGGACAACATCACCATCGTCGAGTCCGTCCCTGCCCGCCTAGACAGCCAGGGGGAGCAGGAGGCTCTGAATGGACTGTCCAGTAAGCCAGGGGCAAATCAGCTTCACATCAAATCCTCCTTGAGCAGGAGTGTGGAGGACCTGAACACCTTCGAGAgaggccgggaggaggaggaggacgaggaggaggagggcgaggaggaggaggaggaggtggcggCGACCTCTGGGCGGGGGAGGGTCAGCCGGCTGCTCTTCAAGTTCGGCCAGAGGGGAGGCGCCGGAGCACACCCGCGCCCCACCCGTTCGCGCAGCACCGAGAACATCATCGAGCGCCCGTCCCACAGCGGCACCAGGAGCCGGAGCAGCGGGGTTACGGCCCCCCGCCTGGGGCGTAGGCCCCTGGACCGCTCGCCCTCCCCGGCCCCGGTGGCCACCCGTCGGTGCAGCGCGTCGGCGGAGGAGGGGCCCTGCCCGGCGCTGCCGCACACGGTAGCTGCCTTCCGCAGCCGCTTCGAAGCCCGGTTCGcggaggctggggtgccaggggCCAAGCGGGCGGATTCCCCTCACCGCCCCGCCGAGGGGGGGCAGCCCGATCAGCGGACGGCCGGACTCCCCGTCGAGGATGCAGCCGGGCCCGGTCGGGGGACCCCAGAGGCCCGCGATCAAGCCGCGCCGCGCCGGCACCAGGACCGGGGTGAGGCCGGCCACGCTGCCGACCGCCTGCCCGCTGTGCCCGCTGCCGAGCCTGCCAGGGCAGGGCCCCAGGAGCGGCAGGTGGCGAACACCGAAGACACCCCGGCCGGTGAACAGCCGCCGAGGGCCGACCCCAGCCAGAAGTGGAGGCCTCCGGCCCCTGCCAGCCTCGACGACGCCGTGGAAACCAAGCCAGTCCCAGCGGAGGCCCGAGCTGCGACCGAACCGAGGGCCCACCCCAAGAAATCCTTTGCCACCATTCCCCGCTGCAGGCAGGACGCTCCACCCGAGCAAGAGGTCGAGGCCCTTGTCTCCTCCGGACCTGGCAACTCAGCAGCCAGCAGCATCAGCGTTCCAAAACCGCAGCCTGTCAGCACGGCTTCCTCTTCCTGTGGCGAGCAGGCCTCGGTCTGTTTtactgttgcagctgctgctgctgccgcttcCTGCCTTTCTGCTGCACCCGACCAGAGAGGCACAGACAATGGCTCCCGAGACCAGGAGGCTGAACTAGGCCCGGAGAGGCCACTGCTCCCAGAGTTTCGGCAGGAGCCGCCCGCCGCTGGGGAGGAAGCCGAGGGGGAGCCCAGCATGAGCAGGCTGTACGGCGTCAAGCCTCCCTCTGTGGGCCCAGCCCGGGCTCCAGCAGCCAGCCCAGAGGAAGTGAGGCTTCCGGCCTACAGTGTCAGAGCCAGTGGCAGTCTATTCAGCCGATCGGAGGGGGCAGGTcaggccacccccacccccagtaacAGTGAACCCCTAGCGCAGCAAAGCAGCCCCGAGACAGAGGCCTCCGATGGGCAGGTGTGGAAAGCAACCTGGGCTCAAGCAGGGTCGAGAGAAGGCCCGTCAGCGGGAAGTGAAAGCCCACCGGCAACCACCACCAGGGCCGGTCGGCCAGGCCCGCAACGGAAATCGGGCAAGACAATAACCATCAACCCCCGCAAGATGGCGGCCAACAAGACCCTGCCCACGAGTGCGGTGACGGCAGAGAACGGTGTGGCCCCGTCAGCGGGAACGCAGCCCACTGCCGTGCCTGGGGCTCCGACGAAGAAGCGGTACCCGACGGTTGAGGAGATCCAGGTGATTGGCGGCTACCTGAGCCTACAGAGGTCGTGCCTGGTCAAGACGGGTGGCAGCCGGGGAAAG CAGGAACTCCAGTGTGACTTATTGAAATCTTCATTGCAACACGAGAAGAGATCCTGCCAAAGTGTATGTTAA
- the LOC121291856 gene encoding phostensin-like isoform X4 encodes MAALPQWKVQLLERKRRDEEEGRRKEQEELERLARMPAWKREIIERRRARLCSGSSQSESPAEAQARPSVQAGPGGSAEAEGMERPSGLEPEACDAKAQEDAVLRENIGPLHQNHFIQREKQRKEAPELEQAPRGRQLAELFNQVTGAKTIRVDNITIVESVPARLDSQGEQEALNGLSSKPGANQLHIKSSLSRSVEDLNTFERGREEEEDEEEEGEEEEEEVAATSGRGRVSRLLFKFGQRGGAGAHPRPTRSRSTENIIERPSHSGTRSRSSGVTAPRLGRRPLDRSPSPAPVATRRCSASAEEGPCPALPHTVAAFRSRFEARFAEAGVPGAKRADSPHRPAEGGQPDQRTAGLPVEDAAGPGRGTPEARDQAAPRRHQDRGEAGHAADRLPAVPAAEPARAGPQERQVANTEDTPAGEQPPRADPSQKWRPPAPASLDDAVETKPVPAEARAATEPRAHPKKSFATIPRCRQDAPPEQEVEALVSSGPGNSAASSISVPKPQPVSTASSSCGEQASVCFTVAAAAAAASCLSAAPDQRGTDNGSRDQEAELGPERPLLPEFRQEPPAAGEEAEGEPSMSRLYGVKPPSVGPARAPAASPEEVRLPAYSVRASGSLFSRSEGAGQATPTPSNSEPLAQQSSPETEASDGQVWKATWAQAGSREGPSAGSESPPATTTRAGRPGPQRKSGKTITINPRKMAANKTLPTSAVTAENGVAPSAGTQPTAVPGAPTKKRYPTVEEIQVIGGYLSLQRSCLVKTGGSRGKKTIKHKLKREFALL; translated from the exons ATGGCGGCTCTGCCCCAGTGGAAGGTTCAACTCCTGGAGAGGAAGCGGAGGGAcgaggaagagggcaggcgcaAAGAGCAGGAAGAGCTGGAGAGACTGGCCAGGATGCCGGCCTGGAAGAGGGAGATCATCGAGAGGAGGCGGGCCAGGCTGTGCTCGGGTTCCTCGCAGTCCGAAAGCCCGGCCGAGGCCCAGGCCAGGCCCAGCGTCCAGGCCGGCCCTGGTGGCAGCGCGGAGGCTGAAGGGATGGAGCGGCCCTCCGGCCTGGAGCCTGAGGCCTGCGACGCCAAGGCGCAGGAGGACGCGGTCCTGCGGGAGAACATCGGCCCCCTGCACCAGAACCACTTCAtccagcgagagaaacagaggaagGAGGCCCCTGAGCTGGAACAGGCCCCTCGCGGCCGCCAATTGGCCGAGCTGTTCAACCAGGTTACCGGGGCGAAGACCATCCGGGTGGACAACATCACCATCGTCGAGTCCGTCCCTGCCCGCCTAGACAGCCAGGGGGAGCAGGAGGCTCTGAATGGACTGTCCAGTAAGCCAGGGGCAAATCAGCTTCACATCAAATCCTCCTTGAGCAGGAGTGTGGAGGACCTGAACACCTTCGAGAgaggccgggaggaggaggaggacgaggaggaggagggcgaggaggaggaggaggaggtggcggCGACCTCTGGGCGGGGGAGGGTCAGCCGGCTGCTCTTCAAGTTCGGCCAGAGGGGAGGCGCCGGAGCACACCCGCGCCCCACCCGTTCGCGCAGCACCGAGAACATCATCGAGCGCCCGTCCCACAGCGGCACCAGGAGCCGGAGCAGCGGGGTTACGGCCCCCCGCCTGGGGCGTAGGCCCCTGGACCGCTCGCCCTCCCCGGCCCCGGTGGCCACCCGTCGGTGCAGCGCGTCGGCGGAGGAGGGGCCCTGCCCGGCGCTGCCGCACACGGTAGCTGCCTTCCGCAGCCGCTTCGAAGCCCGGTTCGcggaggctggggtgccaggggCCAAGCGGGCGGATTCCCCTCACCGCCCCGCCGAGGGGGGGCAGCCCGATCAGCGGACGGCCGGACTCCCCGTCGAGGATGCAGCCGGGCCCGGTCGGGGGACCCCAGAGGCCCGCGATCAAGCCGCGCCGCGCCGGCACCAGGACCGGGGTGAGGCCGGCCACGCTGCCGACCGCCTGCCCGCTGTGCCCGCTGCCGAGCCTGCCAGGGCAGGGCCCCAGGAGCGGCAGGTGGCGAACACCGAAGACACCCCGGCCGGTGAACAGCCGCCGAGGGCCGACCCCAGCCAGAAGTGGAGGCCTCCGGCCCCTGCCAGCCTCGACGACGCCGTGGAAACCAAGCCAGTCCCAGCGGAGGCCCGAGCTGCGACCGAACCGAGGGCCCACCCCAAGAAATCCTTTGCCACCATTCCCCGCTGCAGGCAGGACGCTCCACCCGAGCAAGAGGTCGAGGCCCTTGTCTCCTCCGGACCTGGCAACTCAGCAGCCAGCAGCATCAGCGTTCCAAAACCGCAGCCTGTCAGCACGGCTTCCTCTTCCTGTGGCGAGCAGGCCTCGGTCTGTTTtactgttgcagctgctgctgctgccgcttcCTGCCTTTCTGCTGCACCCGACCAGAGAGGCACAGACAATGGCTCCCGAGACCAGGAGGCTGAACTAGGCCCGGAGAGGCCACTGCTCCCAGAGTTTCGGCAGGAGCCGCCCGCCGCTGGGGAGGAAGCCGAGGGGGAGCCCAGCATGAGCAGGCTGTACGGCGTCAAGCCTCCCTCTGTGGGCCCAGCCCGGGCTCCAGCAGCCAGCCCAGAGGAAGTGAGGCTTCCGGCCTACAGTGTCAGAGCCAGTGGCAGTCTATTCAGCCGATCGGAGGGGGCAGGTcaggccacccccacccccagtaacAGTGAACCCCTAGCGCAGCAAAGCAGCCCCGAGACAGAGGCCTCCGATGGGCAGGTGTGGAAAGCAACCTGGGCTCAAGCAGGGTCGAGAGAAGGCCCGTCAGCGGGAAGTGAAAGCCCACCGGCAACCACCACCAGGGCCGGTCGGCCAGGCCCGCAACGGAAATCGGGCAAGACAATAACCATCAACCCCCGCAAGATGGCGGCCAACAAGACCCTGCCCACGAGTGCGGTGACGGCAGAGAACGGTGTGGCCCCGTCAGCGGGAACGCAGCCCACTGCCGTGCCTGGGGCTCCGACGAAGAAGCGGTACCCGACGGTTGAGGAGATCCAGGTGATTGGCGGCTACCTGAGCCTACAGAGGTCGTGCCTGGTCAAGACGGGTGGCAGCCGGGGAAAG AAGACGATAAAACATAAATTAAAGAGAGAATTTGCACTCttgtag
- the LOC121291856 gene encoding phostensin-like isoform X1 produces MAALPQWKVQLLERKRRDEEEGRRKEQEELERLARMPAWKREIIERRRARLCSGSSQSESPAEAQARPSVQAGPGGSAEAEGMERPSGLEPEACDAKAQEDAVLRENIGPLHQNHFIQREKQRKEAPELEQAPRGRQLAELFNQVTGAKTIRVDNITIVESVPARLDSQGEQEALNGLSSKPGANQLHIKSSLSRSVEDLNTFERGREEEEDEEEEGEEEEEEVAATSGRGRVSRLLFKFGQRGGAGAHPRPTRSRSTENIIERPSHSGTRSRSSGVTAPRLGRRPLDRSPSPAPVATRRCSASAEEGPCPALPHTVAAFRSRFEARFAEAGVPGAKRADSPHRPAEGGQPDQRTAGLPVEDAAGPGRGTPEARDQAAPRRHQDRGEAGHAADRLPAVPAAEPARAGPQERQVANTEDTPAGEQPPRADPSQKWRPPAPASLDDAVETKPVPAEARAATEPRAHPKKSFATIPRCRQDAPPEQEVEALVSSGPGNSAASSISVPKPQPVSTASSSCGEQASVCFTVAAAAAAASCLSAAPDQRGTDNGSRDQEAELGPERPLLPEFRQEPPAAGEEAEGEPSMSRLYGVKPPSVGPARAPAASPEEVRLPAYSVRASGSLFSRSEGAGQATPTPSNSEPLAQQSSPETEASDGQVWKATWAQAGSREGPSAGSESPPATTTRAGRPGPQRKSGKTITINPRKMAANKTLPTSAVTAENGVAPSAGTQPTAVPGAPTKKRYPTVEEIQVIGGYLSLQRSCLVKTGGSRGKQELQCDLLKSSLQHEKRSCQSLKISFNDCELESTFEYPSELTLLAELGPDKDEEPAQAREPDEEEEVEEKVLVRRLGVDKTSTVSTAIRRKPLIVDESCR; encoded by the exons ATGGCGGCTCTGCCCCAGTGGAAGGTTCAACTCCTGGAGAGGAAGCGGAGGGAcgaggaagagggcaggcgcaAAGAGCAGGAAGAGCTGGAGAGACTGGCCAGGATGCCGGCCTGGAAGAGGGAGATCATCGAGAGGAGGCGGGCCAGGCTGTGCTCGGGTTCCTCGCAGTCCGAAAGCCCGGCCGAGGCCCAGGCCAGGCCCAGCGTCCAGGCCGGCCCTGGTGGCAGCGCGGAGGCTGAAGGGATGGAGCGGCCCTCCGGCCTGGAGCCTGAGGCCTGCGACGCCAAGGCGCAGGAGGACGCGGTCCTGCGGGAGAACATCGGCCCCCTGCACCAGAACCACTTCAtccagcgagagaaacagaggaagGAGGCCCCTGAGCTGGAACAGGCCCCTCGCGGCCGCCAATTGGCCGAGCTGTTCAACCAGGTTACCGGGGCGAAGACCATCCGGGTGGACAACATCACCATCGTCGAGTCCGTCCCTGCCCGCCTAGACAGCCAGGGGGAGCAGGAGGCTCTGAATGGACTGTCCAGTAAGCCAGGGGCAAATCAGCTTCACATCAAATCCTCCTTGAGCAGGAGTGTGGAGGACCTGAACACCTTCGAGAgaggccgggaggaggaggaggacgaggaggaggagggcgaggaggaggaggaggaggtggcggCGACCTCTGGGCGGGGGAGGGTCAGCCGGCTGCTCTTCAAGTTCGGCCAGAGGGGAGGCGCCGGAGCACACCCGCGCCCCACCCGTTCGCGCAGCACCGAGAACATCATCGAGCGCCCGTCCCACAGCGGCACCAGGAGCCGGAGCAGCGGGGTTACGGCCCCCCGCCTGGGGCGTAGGCCCCTGGACCGCTCGCCCTCCCCGGCCCCGGTGGCCACCCGTCGGTGCAGCGCGTCGGCGGAGGAGGGGCCCTGCCCGGCGCTGCCGCACACGGTAGCTGCCTTCCGCAGCCGCTTCGAAGCCCGGTTCGcggaggctggggtgccaggggCCAAGCGGGCGGATTCCCCTCACCGCCCCGCCGAGGGGGGGCAGCCCGATCAGCGGACGGCCGGACTCCCCGTCGAGGATGCAGCCGGGCCCGGTCGGGGGACCCCAGAGGCCCGCGATCAAGCCGCGCCGCGCCGGCACCAGGACCGGGGTGAGGCCGGCCACGCTGCCGACCGCCTGCCCGCTGTGCCCGCTGCCGAGCCTGCCAGGGCAGGGCCCCAGGAGCGGCAGGTGGCGAACACCGAAGACACCCCGGCCGGTGAACAGCCGCCGAGGGCCGACCCCAGCCAGAAGTGGAGGCCTCCGGCCCCTGCCAGCCTCGACGACGCCGTGGAAACCAAGCCAGTCCCAGCGGAGGCCCGAGCTGCGACCGAACCGAGGGCCCACCCCAAGAAATCCTTTGCCACCATTCCCCGCTGCAGGCAGGACGCTCCACCCGAGCAAGAGGTCGAGGCCCTTGTCTCCTCCGGACCTGGCAACTCAGCAGCCAGCAGCATCAGCGTTCCAAAACCGCAGCCTGTCAGCACGGCTTCCTCTTCCTGTGGCGAGCAGGCCTCGGTCTGTTTtactgttgcagctgctgctgctgccgcttcCTGCCTTTCTGCTGCACCCGACCAGAGAGGCACAGACAATGGCTCCCGAGACCAGGAGGCTGAACTAGGCCCGGAGAGGCCACTGCTCCCAGAGTTTCGGCAGGAGCCGCCCGCCGCTGGGGAGGAAGCCGAGGGGGAGCCCAGCATGAGCAGGCTGTACGGCGTCAAGCCTCCCTCTGTGGGCCCAGCCCGGGCTCCAGCAGCCAGCCCAGAGGAAGTGAGGCTTCCGGCCTACAGTGTCAGAGCCAGTGGCAGTCTATTCAGCCGATCGGAGGGGGCAGGTcaggccacccccacccccagtaacAGTGAACCCCTAGCGCAGCAAAGCAGCCCCGAGACAGAGGCCTCCGATGGGCAGGTGTGGAAAGCAACCTGGGCTCAAGCAGGGTCGAGAGAAGGCCCGTCAGCGGGAAGTGAAAGCCCACCGGCAACCACCACCAGGGCCGGTCGGCCAGGCCCGCAACGGAAATCGGGCAAGACAATAACCATCAACCCCCGCAAGATGGCGGCCAACAAGACCCTGCCCACGAGTGCGGTGACGGCAGAGAACGGTGTGGCCCCGTCAGCGGGAACGCAGCCCACTGCCGTGCCTGGGGCTCCGACGAAGAAGCGGTACCCGACGGTTGAGGAGATCCAGGTGATTGGCGGCTACCTGAGCCTACAGAGGTCGTGCCTGGTCAAGACGGGTGGCAGCCGGGGAAAG CAGGAACTCCAGTGTGACTTATTGAAATCTTCATTGCAACACGAGAAGAGATCCTGCCAAAGT TTGAAGATCTCCTTTAATGACTGTGAGCTGGAGTCTACATTCGAGTACCCGTCAGAGCTAACGCTACTGGCTGAGCTAGGCCCAGACAAGGATGAGGAGCCGGCCCAGGCCCGAGAGcctgatgaggaggaggaggtggaagagaaGGTCCTGGTCCGTCGCCTCGGTGTAGACAAAACATCTACGGTTAGCACAGCGATCCGGAGGAAACCACTTATTGTTG